A single genomic interval of Dysidea avara chromosome 6, odDysAvar1.4, whole genome shotgun sequence harbors:
- the LOC136257412 gene encoding uncharacterized protein isoform X1 has protein sequence MSLLSIVKKVSKKSFARILQDFHYDLRQSLSLPQLIPLLNGQGLLTTEEWEELSCKATTLQSIDRLVQILPRKGENAYAKFVNCLESESEHPAHQELADKLTAIHPLQPSHSKESHMVTSTLIGQLMTVIQPFLDEQNAKIASLEAQLVEKGKHSAYQDELTKYQRLLEYANGGQPLPDCNTRTLAEHYHDVQLMLKRVRLRLKQDTDHVRRFIASEDSDSMRSRTSSMDSEGQPNGVKNSNRIPKPSSGSTLTIEEESEEATSSADETDDDLDTQLDPEQEKRLRVTLKKVTAFNRSRQRPESWPASKKKRASKTCSHHFVRETSTTDSDSTCVSHQKGEVISGACKTDINREKDCDENNSMACASVDLTSSVEEYEECSSTVLEGYLLKEGDGDIWRKRYFTLTKEFLFYSKSQQDTRPLGLIPLINLALERKKKKSIELLNKETSSLIKVNKPNKKAVQSYKVIRLRASSEVEMLHWVKNIEDVITNLTTLYHTS, from the exons ATGTCTCTACTTTCAATAGTGAAGAAGGTTTCGAAAAAAAG TTTCGCTAGAATCTTGCAAGACTTCCACTACGATCTTCGCCAGTCTCTCAGCCTACCACAACTTATTCCACTGCTCAATGGCCAGGGATTACTGACCACAGAAGAATGGGAGGAATTGTCTTGCAAAGCGACCACGTTACAAAGCATCGACCGCCTGGTACAAATCCTACCCAGAAAAGGCGAAAATGCCTACGCTAAGTTTGTCAATTGTTTAGAGTCAGAGAGTGAGCACCCAGCACATCAAGAATTAGCTGATAAACTGACAGCAATTCACCCACTGCAGCCTTCTCATTCAAAG GAGTCACACATGGTAACTAGTACACTAATTGGACAATTGATGACAGTGATACAGCCATTCCTAGATGAGCAGAATGCTAAGATTGCTAGTCTAGAAGCTCAACTAGTTGAAAAG GGGAAACACTCTGCATATCAAGATGAGTTGACAAAATACCAGCGACTGTTGGAGTACGCTAATGGTGGTCAACCACTGCCGGACTGTAATACTCGCACTTTAGCCGAGCATTATCATGATGTACAGCTGATGCTTAAGAGAGTGAGGTTACGTCTCAAACAGGACACAGATCATGTCCGACGCTTCATTGCTTCAGAAGACAGTGACAGCATGCGTAGTAGGACATCATCCATGGATTCTGAGGGACAACCAAATGGGGTAAAAAATTCTAACAGGATCCCCAAGCCAAGTAGTGGTAGTACACTAACCATCGAAGAGGAATCTGAAGAAGCAACGTCTTCAGCTGATGAAACTGATGACGATTTAGATACACAATTG GATCCTGAACAAGAGAAACGGTTGAGAGTAACACTGAAAAAAGTCACAGCATTCAACAGAAGTCGCCAG CGACCTGAATCGTGGCCTGCTTCGAAGAAGAAAAGAGCGTCAAAG ACTTGTTCACATCATTTTGTCAGAGAGACCTCTACAACTGACAGTGATAGTACTTGTGTCAGTCATCAAAAAGGAGAGGTCATTTCTGGTGCTTGTAAAACAGATATCAACAGAGAAAAAGATTGTGATGAAAACAATTCTATGGCATGTGCTAGTGTG GACTTGACATCGTCCGTAGAGGAGTATGAAGAGTGTTCAAGTACTGTTTTAGAGGGATATCTACTGAAAGAAG GGGATGGAGATATATGGAGGAAACGATATTTCACTTTAACAAAAGAGTTTttattttattcaaaatcacaACAG GACACTAGACCACTTGGCTTGATTCCTCTGATTAACTTAGCATTggaaagaaaaaagaaaaag AGTATTGAACTACTAAACAAGGAGACGTCATCACTTATAAAAGTGAATAAGCCAAACAAAAAGGCTGTTCAAA GTTACAAAGTAATCAGACTAAGAGCATCTAGTGAAGTGGAGATGCTCCACTGGGTGAAGAACATTGAAGATGTCATCACCAACCTAACAACTCTGTATCATACTTCATGA
- the LOC136257412 gene encoding uncharacterized protein isoform X2 produces the protein MSLLSIVKKEKTSFARILQDFHYDLRQSLSLPQLIPLLNGQGLLTTEEWEELSCKATTLQSIDRLVQILPRKGENAYAKFVNCLESESEHPAHQELADKLTAIHPLQPSHSKESHMVTSTLIGQLMTVIQPFLDEQNAKIASLEAQLVEKGKHSAYQDELTKYQRLLEYANGGQPLPDCNTRTLAEHYHDVQLMLKRVRLRLKQDTDHVRRFIASEDSDSMRSRTSSMDSEGQPNGVKNSNRIPKPSSGSTLTIEEESEEATSSADETDDDLDTQLDPEQEKRLRVTLKKVTAFNRSRQRPESWPASKKKRASKTCSHHFVRETSTTDSDSTCVSHQKGEVISGACKTDINREKDCDENNSMACASVDLTSSVEEYEECSSTVLEGYLLKEGDGDIWRKRYFTLTKEFLFYSKSQQDTRPLGLIPLINLALERKKKKSIELLNKETSSLIKVNKPNKKAVQSYKVIRLRASSEVEMLHWVKNIEDVITNLTTLYHTS, from the exons ATGTCTCTACTTTCAATAGTGAAGAAG GAGAAAACTAGTTTCGCTAGAATCTTGCAAGACTTCCACTACGATCTTCGCCAGTCTCTCAGCCTACCACAACTTATTCCACTGCTCAATGGCCAGGGATTACTGACCACAGAAGAATGGGAGGAATTGTCTTGCAAAGCGACCACGTTACAAAGCATCGACCGCCTGGTACAAATCCTACCCAGAAAAGGCGAAAATGCCTACGCTAAGTTTGTCAATTGTTTAGAGTCAGAGAGTGAGCACCCAGCACATCAAGAATTAGCTGATAAACTGACAGCAATTCACCCACTGCAGCCTTCTCATTCAAAG GAGTCACACATGGTAACTAGTACACTAATTGGACAATTGATGACAGTGATACAGCCATTCCTAGATGAGCAGAATGCTAAGATTGCTAGTCTAGAAGCTCAACTAGTTGAAAAG GGGAAACACTCTGCATATCAAGATGAGTTGACAAAATACCAGCGACTGTTGGAGTACGCTAATGGTGGTCAACCACTGCCGGACTGTAATACTCGCACTTTAGCCGAGCATTATCATGATGTACAGCTGATGCTTAAGAGAGTGAGGTTACGTCTCAAACAGGACACAGATCATGTCCGACGCTTCATTGCTTCAGAAGACAGTGACAGCATGCGTAGTAGGACATCATCCATGGATTCTGAGGGACAACCAAATGGGGTAAAAAATTCTAACAGGATCCCCAAGCCAAGTAGTGGTAGTACACTAACCATCGAAGAGGAATCTGAAGAAGCAACGTCTTCAGCTGATGAAACTGATGACGATTTAGATACACAATTG GATCCTGAACAAGAGAAACGGTTGAGAGTAACACTGAAAAAAGTCACAGCATTCAACAGAAGTCGCCAG CGACCTGAATCGTGGCCTGCTTCGAAGAAGAAAAGAGCGTCAAAG ACTTGTTCACATCATTTTGTCAGAGAGACCTCTACAACTGACAGTGATAGTACTTGTGTCAGTCATCAAAAAGGAGAGGTCATTTCTGGTGCTTGTAAAACAGATATCAACAGAGAAAAAGATTGTGATGAAAACAATTCTATGGCATGTGCTAGTGTG GACTTGACATCGTCCGTAGAGGAGTATGAAGAGTGTTCAAGTACTGTTTTAGAGGGATATCTACTGAAAGAAG GGGATGGAGATATATGGAGGAAACGATATTTCACTTTAACAAAAGAGTTTttattttattcaaaatcacaACAG GACACTAGACCACTTGGCTTGATTCCTCTGATTAACTTAGCATTggaaagaaaaaagaaaaag AGTATTGAACTACTAAACAAGGAGACGTCATCACTTATAAAAGTGAATAAGCCAAACAAAAAGGCTGTTCAAA GTTACAAAGTAATCAGACTAAGAGCATCTAGTGAAGTGGAGATGCTCCACTGGGTGAAGAACATTGAAGATGTCATCACCAACCTAACAACTCTGTATCATACTTCATGA